One Gossypium arboreum isolate Shixiya-1 chromosome 13, ASM2569848v2, whole genome shotgun sequence genomic window, TATAATTTATCTGTAAGTACATTTATATATAATAGTAGTACATTATATATTACttgttgtatattatttttattattatactagtTAAAATATACTCTAAGTCCCTATATTTTTCATACATTTAAAAGTTAGCCTCCCACTATATTATATAATGCTATATCAAATCATATAATATactaatagtttatatatatatatgcgtcgatgattaaacattataatatcatgtaatactatatcttttattataatctgtattataataatagttatatattAACATTTTTAGTAATAGTTatacattataatattattttatgtattaataATATACTAATTTAGTATATCGGTTTAAGGTCGGTTAGGTAATCGATTTCGTAATAGGAATATAATATATGATTATATTATCATTAAAGtttaattttatagattttaataattattaatttaatatgtattatatatgtataataaatattttatattaaattaatatttttaaaatttatttcacgttataatttaatataaaatcattACTAATTACTttcttattaataaaattttaataagaacAAAAATGCAAGGTTTATGAatacattttcaaaaaaaaaaaattatcatttatttatattttaagtaatatcataaaattatattaattattaatgccTATTATGGTTGTTCAGTATAAAGTCGAGCTTTGAGTTGGATTTATCTCAGGCTTGGGTCAGATCGGTCTCAAACTTGGGCTTGAGTATGTTATAGACTCGAGTATTTTCAAACTTAGATCGTTATGAGTTCAGATTAGCACGGGCGGGCTTTTGAGCCCGAGTCTATTTTGGCCTCCCTAATCAAAATAACCTGATGACAAAAATCAGTCAATTAAAAAACCATGACCAAAAGTCCCAAGAGAATCACTGCATTAGATGCTCAACATTTTAAAGTTCAATTTTGCGAACACCCTTTTTTAAGAATGATTTTCAATAGATTTGACGGTACCTTACCTTAATAATTCTCATTAAAACACGACTAAAGACaaaactaaaattattattatgtttagAGAAAACATAGTAGAGAAGAACCACCATAACTTTCGAAGGAAAAAGATTCAACTCAGAATTCAACCACAGTAAGTTTAAGGAAAAGCAAAATATATTGAAACTAAAAACTAGAAGgacaaaaaacaaagaaaattgttgAAAAGGCTGTGGCTGGCAACTATCCCGAAAGGTGGTGCTACCGTTGAGAAGACTTAAGTGAGCGGCTAActtttgtaatattttatttcGATGGATATTGAATACATTTATACATATAATatgaatatatttaaaaaattaagtataatatcaaatatataattaagttattcaaaaaaatatattttaagaaaaaccATAATTTGAATAAcattaaaaaattcatttattgaAAGAGCTAATATTGAAACTATTAAGAAGTGAATATCATTTGCATGAAAAAACATATACGTACGGACAGTCTAAgaataattcattaaaatgaagTTTAAGTTATTTTCAATtagaaaagaataaaatttaccaataaatagttaaaaaatgggaattaaactcaaataataaaataaaattagaggCGATGGCAGCACTATCGGTATGGTCTCCAAATAACATCTTCCCCTCGTAACACCTCGCTGGTGGCAATATGGATGAGAAGAGAATAATATTTCACATTGGTGTTTTTTTTCAGCAATAACGATAAAAGGAATCAGGCTTGTTTGGATTTCTATTTCCATTTCTATGCCTGAATTCACTATCCTCTTCCaacaaaaaaaacatatatatattaaatattattaaaaatactgATAAAAATATTCGTGGCATGTCATGTGTtattatctaattattttatcaataaAGTCAGCTTTTAACaggaaaaattaatttatctttAATGTGACCTATAAAAACTAATATTTACTGAAtgatcaaaatataatttaactcttAGTATAAGGATTTTAATGTCAATTTTACCAATGACACTTTGGAACTCTTCCTTAAAAGAAGTCTACGTGATATATCATAGCTATCAACAAGTATATATAGCCCTTCCGCCCCTAACACCAAAAATCACCATTTGCACAAACAATTTGTTGATTCAGCTGCCATCTATATAGCACTTACCAATACCATTACTGTTTCTTCAAGCTCCCTCGTAAGCTTCTCCAATCCAATCTACCTTGTTTTTTCTGCATTTTTAAATCTTATTTTATGATGAAACAAGCTTGGTTTGAGGATCAAAATCTGGATCTGATTTTATTCCCTTTTTTGTTATAGTTTTAAAGATAAAAATGAGCTGCTGGGTCGGAGGAGACTGGATGTGCGGCGCCTGCCAGCACCAGAATTTTAAAAAGAGGGAAGCTTGCCAACGCTGCGGGTACCCCAAGTACGGCGGCCCCGATGTGTCGACTTACTTATACAACAACAGTTACAATAGTGCTGAAGTTTTAGCAGGGGACTGGTACTGTTCCGCCATGAACTGTGGGGTTGTCAACTACGCTAGCAGAACAAATTGCTATCGATGTGGTTCGTTGAAAAATGATATTGTTGGTAATTATAATACAATGGGCTGTGATGGGACTGTTCCCCCTGGATGGAAAACCGGTGACTGGATTTGCACCAGGTCAGTAAAATGAAAGATAATGTTACTATTCGTGTTTGACACATAAATACGAGTTGGAGTAACATAGATAGTATCCTGTGAATAAAAATGTTGGACACATAAGCTGCATTGTGTCTGGTTATGACATTGGTTTATGATATTGCATTCATTTGTCTTCCAGACATGGTATCCACCCAATATAGCAGATAATGAATTCCCATCTTATCACATGTATGTTATATATGGAGACTGTCATTTATATATGCTTATCGTTGATCTGATATGACTGCAAACATTTGTATGGTCAGATATGGATGTGGAGTTCACAATTATGCTAGCAGGATCGAGTGCTTCAAGTGCAAGACCCCAAGGAATtttggtaatatatatatatagcaaagAATACGGGTAAAAGTATCATAGACATTTTTGTATTAAGAGTTAAATTGCATTTTTTTCTCTCTACTAAAAAAGTAGGTAAATTAATCACTATActttagattaaagagtaaattaatcttttttgtttaaaatttcattcatttgtaCAGTTAAAAACTCGCGTAACTAATAGAATAGTTAAACGGAGACATTTGACATGCAACGGTTACCTACTTATGTATAGAAATAAGTTTTTAATAGCAAAAATAGATGAAACATAATGATTACTTTACTTTTTGATCTAACGTACAAGAGTTAATTTGTCAATTTTTTGTGTAGAGAACACAAAAATACAATTCAACTCTTAATACATGAACCTCTATTATACTCTTACCAAGAATATGATTTATTAGCATGAATAGGCTATTCAGTTTTTTTTTGTTGATGTTTCTCAGGTGGTGCATAAGGAATTAAGAAGAATATTGTGTGCAACCAATGTTACTAGTTTCTTTTCATATATCTAATCCTTCACTCACCGGTTTTTGTTTGGTTTTATTGGTGTCAACAAATATAACATTTAGGATGACCAAAAGGGTGAAAGCCCTTTCCTTTTTCAAGCTTATCAGTGTAATTGTAATCATCAACAAAAAGGGTTTCTGGTTTGGTTAATGGGGTTATGATTTTTTTTTGGTCTTTTTGCTATAGTTGAAGGCTTAATGATGTTGGACgattaagatttaatattaaataagtttaaaattttatcaatattATTAAAAGATAATACAAATTTAATCTTAAAGACATATTATTAGAAGAAATAACTCTAAACtcttaacataaaaaaataaaaaaatttaaaattgaatttaaacatTTATCTCACTGAAATCTTTTGTAGGAAACAAAATGTAATAATTTTTCTAAAAGATAGGGTTATCTTGATTTAAACTTTCTTCTTCAATAATTATGTCAGCTAGCCTTAGAAGTTAAGTTACTAATACCAACAGATAAATTaaagtcattttttattttattgattaaattttaattcgTTAGTATTAGTATTTTTATCTGTATAGAAATATATAAGTTCAAacgtattaaattatatttattctcttatttaaagattgagaaaaattataaataaattcataattaaaGTATCACCCTTAACTTTTGGATTCAACCCAACCAATGCAATGTAATTAATTCATAATAGAGAAATTCATTCAAGAGGATTCTTTCATTTCAAAAGTCATGCTTTAATAATTTATGAACCCtttaagcataaaaaaaaaatctgtagaattatgtgtgtatatatacatGAAGATAAGAACCAAATGCTCTAACTTTAAAAGCATAGATGCTTAAAGTTCCTGAAACTTTGAAGTTTAAATATAtgtagattaaaattttaatttatgttcattttatgatttatgtttgaggttcatgatttttttttaataatgtcATTTTTAAGGCTCGAATCATTTTCCTCACTTGAGAGTACAATATAACTTATCACTACACCTAACATTTTTGAGTATTTATATTTCGGTTTGAATTATAATAGCATAGATGCAATGCAAAATATCAAAGCAAAATGTGGAATCCTACTTTTTtcacttcattttcattttccATTTGATCTTATTAGTGGCTCACCACTTCCCACTGCTAAAAATGGGATGCTGACTTGTTCCCATACTATGGTTAAAAAGTATAAATTAATCTTTTTTTTAGTATTATTGGAAACAAATAAAATTGGTAATATGTACTTTTGAAATCTAATTGAAATCATATAAAGAATCTactatctaatatatatatataggggcGAAACTAGGGGGCAGGCATGTGCCCCGGCCCCcctaaaatgggaaattttcatttaggctctttagattttttaaaatttaaattagtaaaggtaaaatttcactttggcctccctaaaattataaaaattcaatttaatcctttaaaattataaatatatagactataaaaattaaaattttcttcgCCCCCAAAATTTTTTTCTGCTTCACcctcgtatatatatatatatatactattttctttttccattgactctatatattaattaaattatatttaattatttcttaaaatgttttaataattcaattataaaattaaaatataataatatataagtttaatttaaaaaatgataattgatattagattgaatttaaataaacaacattttgaatttttaaaatataaaattataatactGGATTGTGTGAAATTCAATTTTGTatataattttaacttaatttaattattaattagtgGATGtagattattaaataaatttaaatattatggctacaaaataatttattttggagcaaaataaagttttaaataatgtaaaagtaaaaatttaatttactaaaaaatgattaatttttgtTTGTGATTTGGATAGTGTTGTAGGTAAAagtgaaatattttaaattattactaaaaatacaaaacaaaataaaaaataaacaggATGAAATCACCAACCATATAAGTCAAACATCATCCATGACTTTCAAACACTTAGACATCACCAAAAAGAAAAACGAAACAATCCCTGAATCAATCAAAGCACCATGAGAGACTTGCCCAAGAAAACACCTCCAATCACAAATCACAGTCAAAATCAAAACTTAGAAACCGATGAAATAATGAAACTCCAATGTCAAAAACAGAGAAATGAAAAATTAACTCATGAGGAGAAATCTCCAAAGCAACTTGTAAAAATTCAACAAAATCCACCATCACCAAAATCATGCTTTGAAAGACACATCCAAGACAAACTTCCCCAAATCCATCACCAAGTGCCAAAAAGTAAAAAACGTAGAACACTCAAATATAGATTAGACCTGATCATGGATTGAATCAAGTCGGGTTGGAGTTGTGTCGggtcaaaacaaaaatttaggtCTATTTTTTAGGCTTTGGCCTGGCCTAAAATTCTATCAAAGTctggcccatattaatttttttttattctttatataaaatgaaatttaaaaatataatttatcaaatacactaataatattaaaataaatgtttatcaataaattaaaaatatattaaaaaatatgaaatatgaaattaaatttctacaAATCTAACATATGTCAGattattttaaaagtattttgattttttagaatttaaaaaaacCCGAAATCAGTAATTTCTTTGCCTTATTTGAAAATATATATCTTTCTAAATatgtaaatttatttaatattttattgtcATTATATAGAATTCAAATAAATTCGGAATAAAATTGAGACAATTCTTTACTTCTTTCCACTTTCAGAAATTTCTTTGATATCTTTTTGCCTTTATCAGGATTAATTATTATTGATGAAACATCAAACAAAAGTTTTTTAGAAGAAATTCAACCTTTCATTATGGTAAAAATGACAAAACATTAGAAAACTATTTTGCACTAAGAAAATAACAACATTTGTGATTttgatttttcaattttattgttttgaatatttattctttgttcttaaattttttcttttagttGCTTTTGTTTTCTTTGTTTCGCTAAATTAGATTAGTTTCTTCTTTTCAAGTTAGATCTGAATCCCTTCGCGTCAAACAACTTGAATGCAATCTTGGTCTGCTATCCATTATCATTTTGTATCAGATTTGGGTGTTTTTGAGTTATTTCTAGAGCTTATCATGGGCCAAGCTAGACCATAACAAAATTTTAGGCTCGATTATTTTCAAGGAGTTGTGAGAATCCAATCAACATCTTTTAGTTTGTCaggtatttcaattttttttcagatttaaaaaaaaaaacctaaaataaataatttccttgccttataaaaAATATAGATATTTGTAAATACATGGAATGtttcaaatttatttaatattttattgtcataatatagaattcgaataagtttaacaaataaaaattggaCTTATGTGGTCTTTAAGTGAGACACTTCAAAAACTTCATTAATTTTAGTTTTGTTTTCATCAGGATTAATTGTTATTGACGAGACATCATATAGAAGTAATTTAGAAGGAATTGAACCTTTCATAGTTGTAAAAATGACAACACATTAGAAAATTATTTGCACAAAAGCCATGTATGAATAGGTTTATAATTAGTGACCACGAAATATTTGTAGTTGAGCTGCAAAAATGAACAACTCATTAAAAAGTTATTTGCACTAAAAAATAACATTTGTCATAAACATTGGTAAATAAGGTTTTCCTACCGGACACAACCCTTGATATTGTTTATGCACAAAAACCATGtatgaaacaagaaaattttttaggggtcgaaattaaattgtaatttttacgataataaatgtaatttcaccattttaatagcttatatctttataaCTTTAAAAGATTTAatgaaaatttatcatttttaaaggggcccaaaatataaatttacctttactaatttaaaattttaaaaattttaaaggacttaaataatttttttttccatttaaaGGGTCATCCCCTACCAACCCACCTTATTATGCCcttgatgtgtaacaccccgaattttggggttagaagttttgagttTTGGTGGTTAGGGTTTGAGTGTAGGGTGTGCTATTGTGGTTAGTTGCGTGTTTTAAGTGTAAGAATGAGCTTGCTAGTCTGGTGATTAGTTGTGTGTTGGTGAATCTTTAGGTCACGTGTTTGAATTTGTGTAGGTGCATTTTGGgagaaatattttttattttgttaaatgatttgttgaatattgtttttttctttatttttattttatcttatttttggggatttattttcttttttggcATATTCTCTTCTCCCTCTCCCACTTTGGGTTTTCTtttgtttccttttcttttctttttggaaaAGGGTTGTGTGGTGGTTTCCATGGAGCTTCATTTTTCTCTATCTTCAAGTCGAGTTTCGGACGTTTTCGATCATGAATTAGGTGTAGGATTCGAATCTTAcctattctatttttattttgcgAACTATTGTTTCAGCATTTCTTGAATGTGCGCTAACTcgttggttttgggtttttagtcGTTGAAAAAGATAGGGGAATACTCCAATTTTCCATTATACTCTTGTTATTGCAAGGGTTGGGGACTGTTTTGATGGCTAAAA contains:
- the LOC108463540 gene encoding RNA-binding protein involved in heterochromatin assembly dri1-like, with translation MSCWVGGDWMCGACQHQNFKKREACQRCGYPKYGGPDVSTYLYNNSYNSAEVLAGDWYCSAMNCGVVNYASRTNCYRCGSLKNDIVGNYNTMGCDGTVPPGWKTGDWICTRYGCGVHNYASRIECFKCKTPRNFGGA